From bacterium HR17, the proteins below share one genomic window:
- the dosC gene encoding Diguanylate cyclase DosC, whose protein sequence is MRVAQAEQWVKQLMELAVMATVQGTAADEGGIAISLGDGTFYLLATYGGANAAPFLFKLPEPLAKVLPRTPAALMFPDTLFLPATAPFTHALLCGVSEQERLGMMLWVGRYRRLPFSDQERALLERFAHGTYRLLLPFVPFYHSTALLRSWLEMSLATDIPEKLEQSVTFLLELLLHVANSSDGAIVLRGKSGESQLGVAYGKGAHLFHPDRRAALLRDPCWVVQSVAESDWNGWIALRQRRLRPAHLFAVLRLGAKALQGLVNWSRYALWLDHLVWRDPLTHLLNRRAFLTRLENELHRSVRYGYPVALLFVDLDGFKPINDLLGHAVGDKVLQQIARTLQSSVRRYDIVVRYGGDEFAIVLPATGVEGAVVVAERLRSRVAALTVDELTAIRYHLGVSVGVTVSLPTAPLSVQQLVELAERAARLAKVRGRNRIEVLLPDRAQEVTPSLPSVPRDLWAALLQYLCHSINNPVSGILGLTQIALQDLSLPPSLREVFSQIEALALRLRDFSHRLARQPVGQLLCELEAFQRRMTAPIATELPVRRDDL, encoded by the coding sequence ATGCGTGTCGCGCAGGCAGAGCAATGGGTCAAGCAGTTGATGGAGTTAGCGGTCATGGCGACAGTGCAGGGCACTGCCGCCGACGAGGGAGGCATCGCCATAAGCCTTGGTGACGGAACTTTCTATTTGTTGGCGACTTACGGCGGCGCCAACGCCGCCCCTTTCCTGTTTAAATTGCCTGAACCTTTGGCTAAGGTGCTGCCCCGCACGCCAGCCGCTCTGATGTTCCCTGACACGCTGTTTTTGCCGGCGACAGCGCCTTTCACCCATGCGCTCTTGTGTGGCGTCAGCGAGCAGGAGCGGTTGGGTATGATGCTGTGGGTCGGGCGTTACCGACGGTTGCCGTTTTCTGACCAAGAACGGGCGCTGTTGGAGCGCTTTGCACACGGCACCTACCGCCTGCTTCTCCCTTTTGTCCCTTTTTATCACTCAACCGCGTTGCTGCGGTCGTGGTTGGAAATGTCCCTCGCGACAGACATCCCCGAGAAACTGGAGCAAAGCGTTACTTTCTTGCTGGAGTTGTTGCTGCATGTAGCGAACAGCAGTGACGGCGCCATTGTGCTGCGGGGCAAATCTGGCGAGTCACAGTTGGGTGTCGCTTACGGTAAAGGGGCGCACCTGTTCCATCCCGACCGACGCGCCGCTTTGTTGCGTGACCCCTGTTGGGTCGTTCAATCGGTGGCGGAGAGCGATTGGAACGGTTGGATTGCCCTGCGCCAGCGCCGCCTTCGCCCTGCTCACCTCTTTGCCGTCTTGCGGTTGGGGGCGAAAGCCCTACAAGGGCTGGTCAATTGGAGCCGCTATGCGCTTTGGTTGGATCATTTGGTCTGGCGAGACCCGTTGACCCATTTGCTCAACCGGCGAGCGTTCCTGACACGGTTGGAAAATGAGCTCCACCGGTCTGTCCGCTACGGCTACCCCGTTGCCCTTCTGTTCGTAGACTTGGATGGTTTCAAGCCCATCAACGATTTGCTGGGGCACGCCGTCGGCGACAAAGTGCTGCAGCAGATCGCCCGCACGCTCCAATCATCGGTGCGCCGTTACGACATCGTCGTGCGCTACGGCGGTGACGAGTTTGCTATCGTTCTCCCCGCAACGGGTGTGGAGGGGGCGGTGGTCGTCGCCGAACGCCTGCGGAGCCGCGTCGCCGCGTTGACGGTGGATGAATTGACTGCCATTCGGTACCACTTGGGCGTGAGCGTCGGTGTGACGGTGAGTTTGCCCACCGCTCCCCTGTCCGTCCAGCAACTGGTGGAGTTGGCGGAACGCGCCGCCCGCCTCGCTAAGGTGCGGGGGCGCAATCGCATTGAAGTCTTGCTCCCCGATCGCGCCCAAGAAGTCACGCCCTCCTTGCCATCCGTCCCGCGTGACCTTTGGGCGGCGTTGTTGCAGTATCTTTGCCACTCCATCAACAACCCTGTCAGCGGCATCTTGGGGTTGACCCAAATCGCCTTACAGGACTTGTCCTTGCCGCCGTCGCTGCGGGAAGTGTTCTCGCAGATTGAGGCGCTGGCGTTGCGACTGCGCGATTTCAGCCATCGCCTTGCCCGC
- the thiE gene encoding Thiamine-phosphate synthase, which translates to MGRIWGVYVVTDRFVNPRWSHIDLARAAVKGGAAVVQLRDKTATTRQLLEWAQTIRELTWRTDTLFIVNDRVDIALAVDADGVHVGDDDLPVPLARRLLGAGKIIGRSVANPQEAKQAVAEGADYVSVGAVFRTSTKPDAGAPIGVEMVKQVRQALPPEYPLVAIGGITLQTAPAVWEAGADAVAVVSAVANAEDPADIVRQFVALWRRVRGGATE; encoded by the coding sequence ATGGGGCGCATTTGGGGCGTCTATGTCGTCACGGACCGCTTTGTCAACCCGCGTTGGTCACACATAGATTTGGCGCGTGCGGCGGTGAAAGGCGGAGCGGCTGTCGTCCAATTGCGGGATAAAACGGCAACAACCCGACAGTTGCTGGAATGGGCGCAAACTATTCGCGAACTAACTTGGCGCACTGACACACTGTTTATCGTCAACGACCGCGTGGACATTGCGCTGGCGGTAGACGCTGACGGCGTGCATGTGGGCGATGACGACCTTCCCGTCCCCCTCGCCCGGCGGCTTTTGGGGGCTGGCAAGATCATCGGTCGGTCGGTCGCTAATCCCCAAGAAGCCAAGCAAGCCGTCGCAGAAGGCGCAGATTATGTCAGCGTTGGTGCCGTGTTTCGGACAAGCACAAAACCCGACGCCGGAGCGCCCATCGGTGTGGAAATGGTCAAGCAAGTGCGACAAGCGTTGCCGCCTGAATACCCCCTCGTCGCCATCGGCGGTATCACTTTGCAAACTGCCCCTGCAGTCTGGGAGGCAGGAGCAGACGCTGTCGCGGTCGTCTCAGCCGTGGCTAACGCCGAAGACCCAGCGGACATCGTCCGCCAATTTGTCGCCTTGTGGCGACGGGTGCGAGGAGGCGCGACGGAATGA